DNA from Rosa rugosa chromosome 6, drRosRugo1.1, whole genome shotgun sequence:
TATGGTTCAATTAGTTTGATTGATGAACCATGCAGGTCAACCCATCTAGCTGCGATGAGCATAGCCAAGAAGTCTGGTTGCATCCTTTCTTATGATCCAAATTTGCGATTGGCATTGTGGCCATCAGCAGAGTTTGCACGGGAAGAAATAATGAGCATATGGGATCAAGCTGATATTATCAAGGTAAGATGTTCAAAAATACAAAATTCATGTGTGGAAGTTAACATTCAATAGCTCTTGGATAGGTGCAGAAATACTATCTGTATATTTATTCTTAGTTTTCATCAGGTTTTGTCTTATTACAAACTTGCAGATAAGCGAGGATGAAATAACTTTCCTGACTGGTGGTGATGATCCTTGTGATGATAATATGGTGTTGACAAAGCTTTTTCATCCTAATCTTAAGCTTTTGATAGTAACTGAAGGATCAGAGGGTTGCAGATATTACACTCAAGTACGTCCGtcaagtttcttttttattctatTTTCAGTATCTGGTGTCTCTCTTGGAAAAAGAACTCACTAATTTGTGGAACAATGTTAACTAGATTGCCCGTCTTCCGCCTACTCTATTTCTAGTTAGTTGTTTACAATCATGTTGACATGATCCAAAATTCTCTCAGAATTTCAGGGGTCGTGTTGCTGGTATTAAAGTAAAAGCCGTAGATACAACTGGTGCTGGTGATGCATTTGTCGGTGGGATACTCTACAACATAGCTTCTGACTTGAGTCTTTTTCAGGTACCTACTCCTCATGCTTATGTGCTGAAGAGTGAATTCTGCTAGAAAATCTGTTGTATTAGTTTTTGTTTCTTGAAAGTAGTTTCAAATGACAAgatataatttaatatgaagaTATGCTGAATATCTTTTGACCCTTATTATCACTTCCTCTAGCACTGAGCAATATTTCATCTGGCAGGATGAGAAGGGGTTACGAGAAGCTCTACTTTTCGCGAATGCCTGTGGCGCAATCACAGTAACAGAACGAGGAGCCATTCCTGCAATGCCGACAAAAGAAGCTGTCCTCCGGGTTTTAGCTCAGGTCACTGATCAAAAGTAGAGACCACACACCACTATTCCTAATTCATGTATCAAGCTAAGGCTTGTATAATTTGATTTTCCCTGTTGAGATATCATCGAGCTTTCCGCTCCACGAATCCTCCTCAATCTCCCTTCCAATGTACAATGGTGGATATACACTGCCAATAATTGTCTAGTCACCTTtgtgaatgatttttttttttttttttgtgatgcAATTTAATCCATATTCACACCTCAGGCTGATTCATATTCTTGTATGAGAATATCTTGTCACATGACAGGTTCGTGCACCTTATGATATATGAAATATCAAAAATATTTTTGATACTTCAAACACTACAATTGGGCCGTCGGACAAATCCAATGCTCAAACTACCGTCTTGACGATTTCACCTCAATGGTATATCAATTGCTGATCCCTTTGCTTCAGTTTTTGGCTTATTAGCTGAACAAAGTCTCtgattttttaatgtttttttacACAAACGAAACAGAAACCGTTGCTTGCTGCGGCGTTTTCGACGTTTTACCGCGTTGTTTGACGTTCGGCGAGTGACGTCGCGTCAAGTGTTGGAGCCATTTACCAGGGGTAGTTTCGTCATTACAAATAATCTcgctatttttttatttttttattacagaTAATCAGAAAATGATTATTAACGAGAAAATCCACGTTTCGTTTTAACGGAAAGCGAAACGAGagagaaaggaagaagaaaaacgaCGACGTATAAAGGAGAAATGGGGGAGGGTCTCTACAGGTTTGGGAGTTTGAATCAgaagtcgtcgtcgtcgtcgtcgccACTCTGATTCAAATTCCGGCGAGAATTCGGCAATGGCTTCGAAAACGAATCAGTCTCTGCTGCCGGAGATCGGACCAGACGGCCTTGCTCGCGAGGCCTCCGTCATTACCTACACTGAGAaagtacctctctctctctctctctctaactctaTCAATTTCTCAATTTCTAGTTTCTTTCGTGGATTTTTGAAGTGTGTGATGGTTTTGTGGCAGGTGATCGAGGAAGAACAGCATCAATTAAGGAAGTAagtaggtttttatttttatttttatttttttattcaatcTCACATTTTCATTTGGTTCTCTATGGAGATCTGTTAGGGTTTTGTATCTGTTTTATAAGCTGTATGTATCAGTTTATGGAATTCAAGTTGCTAAtgcaatttcttttttctcaaaaaaaaaaaaaaaaaaaagttgctaGAGTTGAATGTTGGAGCAGAAATGTAGTGAATTATAGTTGCTGTAATAGATGATATAATCGGATAGTGAATTTTGAATTTAGCGGTTTGCGATGGTATGTTTGACTACTCAGAAAGGAGAATTGTTTGACAAGATTGAATGTATTAGTTTCTCAATAATTTTGAGGGATCCAAGTAAATAAGAAGCTTAGGTTTAACTTTAAAGATTAGCTTTGTTCAGTAATGGGAAGCAAGTATCAAGGCTATAGGAAGTCGAGAAAAATGGGAAGTATCTTTGCATGTTTTGATCGTCGGCATTCTTGTGTGCTCAAGTCACAAATGCAGTAGCGTGGGAGTTTAGAACAGGGACAGATCTTAGGTTCTGTATTCTTGTATCTTTTAATCTTAAACTGTTTTGCTGATTGTTTTTATCAAAAATGTAGCTATTGTAATTGACTTTGTTCAATAGGATCCGCTGATTTATGTGTGAAAATGCTAAACCTTTTCAGATATATAGAAGAAAATTACTCTAAAATCCGCGATGTCGAGCGAGAGTTTGCAAGTCTTTCAATGGAAATGAAACTCACAGCTGGGCCGAAAAAATCAGGTTGCTACAATATCATTGCTAGTTGCTATCATGTTGCAGTTTTTTGGaattatgtttttcttttattagtatttgaaaacgtttttccattttgtttttgtgtatGTGTTCTTAAGCTCTTGAACACTTGAGGAAGAAAATAGAGATGGCAACAGAGAGAATTCACGCTGCGAAGCTGAAGGAAGATCAAGCAAAAAAGGTCTGTCCCTTTTAATTATAGAAAAGGCTTGCCCCTATTCAACATTTCAACTTGAATACTTGAGCAAACTGAACTACGGCTTTTAAAGAtcaaatttttcaaataaacttGGTCTGGTATTGTCTATTTAGAAGTAAGCTGAATTGAATTGTTTGACCTGGTGGGATCATACCTGAGTGCAGATTCATTGAAGAACTCTAGCTACAATTAATTATTAATGCATAGAGATTTGATGCTTGTATAGTAATTCGGATGGTTCTCCAAATCATTTTAATTAAGATTTAAGAGAGACATTACTGATTGCATCTTATGGGTATTTGTTTTGATGTATATCAGGCATGGGAAGCAGCAGCAAAGGTCGTTAAGGATGAGGAAGCCATCAAGCAGAAGCTATGTGAAGACTTAAATAGTCTGGTACATCATCTTATTTTAGTGCGGCCTTGAGTTTAATCTTAAGTCTCAACAAATGTTGTTGACAGTGTGTTTTAACTTTCAACAGGTACAAGAAAGCAGCAATACTCAGTTTTCAAGACTGGAGGAGTTAAAAAGACGACTTGAAGCTTTGAACCCAACCAGGTCATCGGCCTCGGTTTCTCTTGTAAGTTCTCTTTTCATATATGAGGATATTATATTTATAAAATTGTGGATGGGATGGATGGCATTGCATTGTAGTTATCAAGTGAAATAGATTTTATGATGTCTAAACATGGCAATATTTTCATGCATGCAGTTTAACTAATTCTCATCTGCCCGTGTGTGTTAGTTATAGGCACTAGCCTTCATGCATCAGGTGTGTTGACTAAACAAAGAAATGTTCAGTTTCTTTTGGCTTTGAGGATTCAGaagctttcttttttcttccattAGCCTAAAAAAAAACGTTTTCCTTGTTCCTTCAAGTGATCACAGATATTGCAATGTCTGTATGCACTATGAAGTGCAGGATTATCTTGACAACTGCTGGTGTACCACTTAGATATTGCAATAGTATTTTGAATAATGATCTAGAGGTCAATTCAAACCAGTTATAAATGTTCAATGCATGGCAGGTGTCTGCCCTCTCCATTTCAGTGGTTAGCTCTTAATTCTTCCCATTGAGAAGTCATAATTCTCTGGTGAATTTGTTGATGTGTTTTAAGATCAGGCTAGCCTTACAGAAGTAATTTGTTGGCTACAGTAGCATTTGCACCAAGTATACCTACCTAGATGAGCCTGACCAATAGGTTGTAGCAGGGAGAGGGGAAAAGAGTGCAGCCAAATCAAACTTTTCCTTTTCCTAACCTCTTACATGCCTAGGCAACATTCCTCATGTATATTTGAATAGCCACTGACTTGGAGCATTAAGATGTTCATATCTAAGCAGGTAGTATAGAAATACTAATAGCTTCCATTTGATATTATGTTTAGGATGGGAACTCAATGGGACTTGCTCAAAGTGTCACCACTCCAGATTCCTCTCAAGTTCCTGGTGGAGTCACTGGTAACATACCTAATCAAGGAAATGCTGGAAACGTTCTGGTAATGAATGGGAACAATCAGCAGCTTCCTGTTGAGGGTGAAGGAAGaggaaagaagaaaaaccagTTCCATGGAAGAGGGAAGGGACTTGGAGCCGTGCCCAAGGGCAGAGGACCTCCTGTGCCTGGTTGGACGGGGTCTGGGTTTGATGTGGATGGTAGAAATTAGAAGCATTATATCAGATTCCCTCATTGCGGAAGCCATTGGAAAAGCCTTTGCTCAATCACTCACCAGATATATTTTTtagttcatctttttttttcctcggCTCTGTTCTCCTTCCCTTGTATTCTTTAAACTGTCATTAACATTTTCATATGGGAAGTGCAATCCAAGCTTTCTGACTTCTCATTCGTCCTCACACCAGTGTATCTAACCAGACTAACCAATATCATCTCCGTAAGCATGAATCGAGAACATATGCCCTTGTTATCAAATCTGCAACATGAAAAACTTATATACGAAGAACCATTTTCTTAATGGTCAAGTTATGTGTCGTCTCCCTGTTCTGGGTATCAACAAGCAAGCAGTTAATTGATTAGTGGGGTAACTGGGGTTGATACAATTGAAATCATTTCCCTATTTAATTTAGTACATAATAACAAATGATTGAATCCCAAAGGACATGCGTATGTATTAAGCCATAAATTCTGGGCACTCAGATGTCAGAAAGGTAaactaaattttttcttttatcaatcTAACCAGGCAAGGAAACCTGAGGACCAGAATTATACACTGACATCTATTAAGGAGAATCGAAACGGTACAACTGAAACTTTATAAATAATAAGATGAAGTTCTGGGTTCAAAACATTAATGGACTAGAAATTTATTGTTTCTGGTAATTGTTTCCATGCAGAAACCGTATCTGATATAATTAAAGTAAGATAGGTGCACAACCATCAGATTCTCCAATGTCTACCTATTTTAATTATTAGCAGCAGAAAAAGTTCCCCCTCTTTCTGAATTTCAAATTGCGAGTTCAGTCTTGAAGTTTGGCTGATCCTCCTTAAGTTTGGAATTGTCCGGAGCAACGTTTTTAAAAATTGCTTACTATAATGACAGCTGAGAGCCAACTTTAAAAACCTGCTTTCGAACCTCATCATTCAgagcaaaataaataaataaaatcacatCATTTCTATCAAGAAAAacaatcttctttttttttttcattgtatTTTGTCCATAATCCAAATGAAGGAATAAACAATTTGATTGAACAAAAGGTGTTTTTGGAAATTTTGGCCATATGTCCGTTTTTACCAAAAACTGTGGGTTATATATAGCCCAAGTAATTTTGGTGATTGTGACTAAAATCATATTTTCTCACTTAACCCAAGCTAGAACAATATGATTATTTACAAAACTAGAAGTCTGGAATGGAAGGATTGGTTGGCTCTTTATGTGTTATAGTTCCCATAGCCCCCTCGGCTACTACCTTATTGTTGTGCACAGACTAGACTCAGTGCCCTGAATGCATCGGACACCAAAGCCAGGGGTAGCCCAACCCTGTATAGTTACAATCATAACACTGAAAGACTAGCCGAGCTAGCTAGGgcgaggatgatgatgatgaagattgcTCAGTTGCAGTGGCTATAATTGGTCAAGTCTGTAGGTCTTCAAGTTGTTCATTTATTTTTGCATTAACATGTTTCTGCAAAGTTAGGCCGATCTTTAAATTTTGAGCCTGCAAAAACTCGACCTTACCATCATTTTCACTGGCCACCGCTCTCTGCTTATAATTGTCACGTCAAATTCATCTATCTCAGTATTATTGGTGTAAAAGTAAGTACTTGCACAGAAACGTACCTTTGTTGTAATGGTGAAGTACGTTTTGTCAAGTCTATTTACTCTATCACTATCTAATTTTCTTGTAACAATTACATGCAGTAATGTTCTTCTAATGGCATTATTGCATATATTGTCCCATTCACTCCCATCAATCCAAAGAAACCCATTAAATTGAGCAGCTTCATCATCAATTCCATCAACCTTAATTATGTAGAAAGTTCTATAGTATTCCGGAGTTTTAATATTCCAGAAATGTGAGCAATGTTAGATAGTCATTACTTGCACTTTGTTGTATATATTGAACTAATCTAACTATTAACGTTTATGAAGTTCCGTTACTCCGGATACTATAAACACATCCCTAACCTTTGAAGTTAATTAGCAGAGTCTACACAATTTtcacaaatccatatcacataccTCTAGTGGAGACTTAGAAAAATACAGATCCATAAGCTGCAAGACTTTAATGTCTTCAATCTGTTCAAACATCATTAATTGGGATGCAGTCAACTCTCAGATTTCTGCAACATGATGGAAATGTCTCATAATTTAAACCCCAGGCCACATGCATGTCAATATGTCATTTTGTATTGCATTACATTTCATTTGAAATTCCCGCTCAGTTTCTAGATATATCTCTAGCATAGTTTTAGCTCACTGCCAATACTAATCATTTAAGAGTTCTAAATATGTGTAAGATTAGTAATTGCTGAAAATAAATCCTACCCTCTCCAGAAGCTATGTATCATTGAGGGTTTGGTAGGATGTGACATGCCATTGAGCCCCTATatatccttttctttctttttttgttaaaacaaaaaaaaaaactaaaatagaggattaggcgatattagctcctcGTTAACAGTCATTGCGCCAAGCGCCTACCCTCCCCATAATATAGAGGGGACCACTACACCCGGGAACCCACCCCCCgtccctctattttattttattagaataataaaaaac
Protein-coding regions in this window:
- the LOC133714948 gene encoding uncharacterized protein LOC133714948; the protein is MASKTNQSLLPEIGPDGLAREASVITYTEKVIEEEQHQLRKYIEENYSKIRDVEREFASLSMEMKLTAGPKKSALEHLRKKIEMATERIHAAKLKEDQAKKAWEAAAKVVKDEEAIKQKLCEDLNSLVQESSNTQFSRLEELKRRLEALNPTRSSASVSLDGNSMGLAQSVTTPDSSQVPGGVTGNIPNQGNAGNVLVMNGNNQQLPVEGEGRGKKKNQFHGRGKGLGAVPKGRGPPVPGWTGSGFDVDGRN
- the LOC133714947 gene encoding probable fructokinase-7; its protein translation is MATTPNSVLDDLKKSDLAKDSKNPSSDRLENNKSLVVCFGEMLIDFVPTVAGVSLAEAPAFQKAPGGAPANVAVGITRLGGSAAFIGKVGDDEFGKMLANILKENNVDTSGVRFDHNARTALAFVTLRADGEREFLFFRNPSADMLLHESELEISLLQQAKIFHYGSISLIDEPCRSTHLAAMSIAKKSGCILSYDPNLRLALWPSAEFAREEIMSIWDQADIIKISEDEITFLTGGDDPCDDNMVLTKLFHPNLKLLIVTEGSEGCRYYTQNFRGRVAGIKVKAVDTTGAGDAFVGGILYNIASDLSLFQDEKGLREALLFANACGAITVTERGAIPAMPTKEAVLRVLAQVTDQK